DNA from Mycobacterium sp. 050128:
ATGGCCAACTCCGAGCGGGTGCAGGCTTTCGATGCAGCCGTGGCGGGTGATAGTCGAGTCAGTCCGGCTCTGGCCCGTGGGGGCCAGAGCGCGGCGGCCGGCGCGCAGTACATGGACACACTGATCGCCCAGACCCGCGCAGGCGTTTCCGCGCTCGCCCCGAGCACGCGCAGCGCGGCGGGACAACACCAACTGGCCACCTACCTGCAAGGTCAGCTCAATCAGGCCAAGGGATTGCTGCAGAATTATCAGCAACAAGACGGTGAGATTGCCGGGGTCATCAAGGGTGCCGATTACACCAAGGGAAGCGGTCAAGCCAAGGACTCACCACCTGCGACCCCGCTGGACAAGAAGTGGAAGCCTGGCGATAAGCGCCACATGCCGTACTACGCCGGCAAGGGCGGGATCGGTCCGCCCAACGTTGAAGGTTCACCACCGTGGGTAGACGTGTACGACAGAACCAAGGATCCAGACCAGGTTCCGCACTACTTCGTCCGCTCGGATGAAATTCCCGACTACAGGCTGCTTGCGCCAGGAAGCCTTGGACCCGCGACGGTCTACGACTCCCACGGCAACCCCGACCAATTCGTTGAGCTGGTGCCCAACTCGGGCGTGTGGGTACCGCAGTCGGACTTTCCTGGCGCGAGAATTTATCCGCCGCGCTCGACTGGCATCTTGCCGCCCTATGGTTGGGAGGAGTACCTGCCGGGGTCGATGATCTATGTATGGCACGGCGACTTCATTCCGGAACCGTGGAATTCGTACGGTCCTTTCGGGCCGCCGCCGGTCACCCCGCAGGGCGGCCACTGACCGCAACATGGATCGGGCGGATCAGTTGAGGTGTGGCCGCTGCCTTCCCCAGCCGTTAGACGCGTGTTCAGCAAACTGTCTTGGCGAGCCAAGTTAGTGGTGGTGATAGCGGCTTAGCCGAGGTATGGCTGATACTGCCTGTTATGGCCTCGTTGGATGAGCTGGTGGCCGCTGCTGGCCGTGCGCTCAGTGATGCGCGCAGACTGTTTGGGGTGTCGCCAGTTAACGCCAGTGGGTGGTCATCGGCGCCGGCGTTGCTCGCCGCCCAGCAGGGGATACGGGCTGCTGGTCAGACAGCCGCGGCCGGCTGGGTCGGTGCAAGCGCCTCAGCCTATGGGCAAAGCAATGCGAGTCAGGTCCACGCGCTGGGCGATACCGTCGCCGCTGATGATCGAGTGGGTCCGGCCGTGATCAACGCCGGACACGTTGCTGCCAACGGCGCCAGCCGTATGGACAACCTGATTGCCGAAACGCGAATGGGCGTAGCCACCTTCTCCCAGAACCTGAATAGCCCAGCAAACCAGCAGCAGCTGGCCACCTACCTGCGCGGCCAGCTCGCACGGGCCAAAGCAATACTGGACAGCGCTCAGCAGGACAGCCACGTGCTGGCAGTGTCGATCAAGAATGCTTCGGGTGGCTACCCCCAAGGCGATGATCCCAATGCGGCTGCCCACAGGCCGGCCACCGCCGGTGACCAGGATCGCCAGGGTATCGACGCGTTAGACAACCACGTCCGACTCGTGGATTCGAAGGGCACCTCAGATCCCGGTGACCCCGCCGTCGCCATTGACCCCAGAAACCCCTTCGTTGGGGACGAACGGTTCGGTCACTGGCAGCAGGTCGTCCCGCCGCCCTATGTTGGGCATGATCCGCCGCCGCCATGGACTGGTCACCGTCCGCTGCAGCCTCCGTTGGATACCGGCGGTCCGACAGGTTTCTACGCGCCCGGAGGTAAGACGTGGGCCGACGACAACGCAGCACCGTTCGCCCATCTTGAGGAGCAGTACAAGATCCGCATCAGTGGCCAGGACTACACGCCCTACACGCGGGTTGTTGATGGGCACCAAGAGCAGTGGGTCCAATACACCTATGAGGCTCAACGGTTTACGCAAGTGCCGATCGGTGGAGCGATTTGGGCGCCATACGGAGCGAACGAAATCACTGGTGAACTTGGTGGGGTCAGGACCGGCGGGCTCGCTGGGATTAATCCCCCACCGCATATCGGTCCGTGGCAGCCGATCACGCTCCCGCAGATCGCCTCGCTATCGGCCGCTAATCCTACGGTGCAGTACTACATGCCAGACGGCTGCGGCGGGCAATTCACGTTCACTAACGGCACAGCTACCGGCGGGAACTCGGGGCTGCCGCCCATAATCCCGAGCATCGTTCGAGGGTAGGTCGCGGCGTGGCGCGGACTGCAGCACGCATGTTGGAACAATTCCCGTATCGCGGGAATGTGGCGCGCTGTGGTAGACGCAAGTATATCCCGCACATATAGTCGGGCCATGACGTGGGATCGGTTGCGGCAGCGGACTTCTTGGTACAACATGCGGCTGTCGGTGGACTATGTTGCCGACCGTTTAGGGGTCAAAGCACAATCGATTCGTCAGTACGTGGCCGTCGGCGGCGCTGAAGGTTTCCCGGACCCGGATGTGAAACTGGAGGGGAAAACTACTGGCGGCCGGCCACCATCTATGACTTCATCGACAGCTCTCGTCCCCACCTTCGGGCACGGGTACCACGGCTGTACCCGCTGGCGTCGTGCTTTCGTGGCGAGCCGGCGAGATTCTTGGGAGCCGAACACTTCGAGGTAGGCGCGGGCCGGTTGTCGAGCCAGGGCGTGCTGCATCTCTGGCAGCCCGCCGATGACCGTGGTCGTGTGATCGTCGCCTACCCCGACCAGCCGTGGACCGTGTCTGTTGCTCGCGAACTTGCTGCAGTGATCGCCGGCCAGCACCCAGATGCCTCGGCTGTCGTTGTGGTCACCGATTACGAAAGCCGAACACCCGATCCCGAGCACCCAGAGCCATCCGACCCGCTGAGCCACCGGGGGATCGGGGTCTGGGATCACACCACACGCGCTGACGGCGGGAATAGTCGTTGGCGCGAGCACTTCTCGTGGTCGGATCTGGCCTACCTGCTCCGCACCGACGTCCCCTACTGGCCCACAGGGCTGCTCGACATGGACGCCATGGCTGCCTGGCAACCCGGCGAAGTGCGAAAGGTTACGCCGCGCTACCGCACCGAGTACGAAATCAGGCACTTCTCCGCGGCCTTCATCGACGCCTGTAAGGACGACGCTGATTTGCTACGCCTCCTCGGCCGCGCATGCCGCATTATCAACTACGCGACAGCGCAAAACCTCCAGGTGATTCCAGGTTCTGCGACCACGTTGACCAGTCAGACCGGCCTGCTGGTCGCAGCCGTCCCCGACGTCGACCCAGTCGCCCCCGCTCCGCTGACTGAGCAGGAACGCGCTGAACTGCTGCATCTTGTTGGCGACGGTTGAAAGTCCGGCCAGTCGCGACGGCTGAAAAGTAGGCCACCCGATCAGATTGGATGGGTGATCTCCTTGGAAGACTGGGCCTTGATCCGGCATCTTCATCGCAGCGAGGGTTTGTCGCAGCGGGCCATCGCACGCCAGCTCGGCATCGCGCGAGACACGGTGGCCGGGGCGCTGGCCAGCGATGGTCCACCGAAGTACCAGCGGGCCTCGACGCCGTCGGCGATCAGCGAGGTCGAGCCGCGGATCAGGGCGTTGCTCTCGGCTTATCCCGGGATGCCAGCGACGGTGATTGCTGAGCGGGTCGGATGGACGGGTTCGATTTCGTGGTTCCGGGAGCGGGTCCGAGCGATCCGCCCGGAGTACCTACCTGCCGATCCGGTCGACCGTCTCGGCCATCCGCCGGGGCGGGCGATCCAGTGCGACCTATGGTTTCCCGTACCCAGGATTGCGGTCGGGTTCGGCCAGGAGGCGATGCTGCCGGTTCTGGTCATGGTGGCGGCGTTCTCCCGGTTCATCGCCGCGGTGATGCTGCCCTCGCGCCAGACCATGGACTTGGTGGCCGGGATGTGGCAGCTACTGTCGGGCAGCTTCACTGCGGTGCCCCACGAGTTGTGGTGGGACAACGAGGCCGGGATCGGTCGTCGCGGGCGGTTGACCGAGCCGGTCACGGCGTTGGTGGGCACCCTGGGGTCGCGGCTGGTGCAACTCAAACCCTATGACCCCGAATCCAAGGGCATCGTGGAGCGAGCCAACCGCTATCTGGAGACCTCGTTCCTACCCGGACGCAGCTTCACCTCACCGCAGGACTTCAATAGTCAACTGCAGCAGTGGCTTCTGACTGCCAACGCCCGTCGGGTGCGGGTCCTCGATGGTCGTCCGGTCGACTTCCTCGACGCCGATCGAGCCCAAATGTTGACGTTGCCACCCGTGGCACCGGTCACCGAGACGGTGACCTCGGTGCGGCTGGGCCGTGACTACTACGTGCGGGTAGCCGGCAATGACTACTCTGTGGATCCGAGCGCGATCGGCCAGCTCGTCGAGGTGAGAACCACCCCGACTCAGGTGGTGGTGACCCGAGCGGGACGCGTACTGGCGGCTCATGACCGCTGTTGGGCGGCGCGACAGGCGCTGACCGACCCCGCCCACGTTGCGACCGCTGCGACGTTGCGCCGACAGTTCCAGGTGGGCCCACCACCGGCGGCCGGTGATCAGCTGGTGCGGGACCTGGCCGACTACGACCGAGCGTTCGGTGTTGACTTCAACACTGGCACAGCCGCTTCCGATGGCGAGGTGGCATGAGCATGGCCGAGGATCCGATCAAGGCCGTCCTCCATTACGCCCAAGCTCTCAAGGCGCCACGTATCCGCGAGTCCGCCGCCCGGCTGGCCGAGCAAGCCCGTGACGCCGGCTGGACTCATGAGGAATATTTGGCGGCGGTGCTCTCGCGGGAGGTCGCCGCGCGCGAAGCCTCCGGTGCGGCGACTCGCATCCGCTCGGCCGGGTTCCCGACCCGCAAGTCGTTGGAGGACTTCAACTTCGATCACCAACCAGCGCTGAATCGGGACATGATCGCCCATCTGGGTACCGGTGCCTTCTTGGCCAAGGCATCTAATGTGGTACTTCTCGGGCCGCCCGGAACTGGCAAGACCCACCTGGCCATCGGTCTGGCCGTCAAGGCCGCTCAGACCGGACATCGGATCGCGTTCGCCACCGCGGTGGACTGGGTGGCCCGCCTCAAGGCCGCCCACAACGCCGGTCGACTGCCCGCCGAGCTGGCCAAGCTGCGTCGGATCGGGTTGCTCGTCGTCGACGAAGTCGGCTACATCCCCTTTGAACAGGACGCGGCGAATCTGTTCTTCCAACTGGTGTCCAGCCGCTACGAACATGCCTCGCTGATCTTGACTTCGAACCTGCCCTTCGCCCGTTGGGGCGACGTGTTCGGCGACCAAGTGGTGGCGGCCGCGATGATCGACCGGATCGTCCACCACGCCGACGTACTGACGCTCAAAGGCTCCAGCTACCGGCTCAAGGACACCGGAATCGACACCTTGCCCTCCGCCAGAGCCGACAACACGGCACAATAACCAACGACCACGTGGCCTACTTTTCACCGTCGCTTCTGGCCTAGTTTTCGACCGTCGTCAACACATCTACCTGCCGATCCACGGTATGCAGCACAGGCGCTGTTCATCGGATCGCTCGGCGATGGCTCTTGGGGATATTGGGGACTATGGAAGCCCCTCCTCGGTTCCGTGACCATCATCGACCGCAACCAACTCGGGCCACTAGCGCAGCGCTGGCATGAGCGTTTACGCCCGCTCACCGCCCCACGCCGAACCGACGAACTCGGCTTCACCTGGATCTACTCCCGGATTGATGAATGCCTCGACCGGGACAGCCCTCGCCAGTGGTTGCACGACCCCCTAGAACCCGACTGCTGGATAGTCCAAACCCCTACGCGGATCTATGCAACCACAGGCTCTCGACTTCGGCACGCGAGAGGAGAGCTGCAATCCATCGAAATCGGCGTCACACCAGGACGATTCAAAAATCGATACCCGGTTTTCGTCGCCGACCAAAACAACACACCATGGGTCATGCCCACGCCCCACGGCCAAGAACCCTACCGACTCGGATACGACGGCTCAGGCCCACGAGGCCTTGCCATCGCCATCGGGGAACTGTGCGCTGATATCAACACCACCCTGTCCGGTAAGGACCAGTTTCCCTACGTCGACAACCGCGAACTGCCCAACGCACTGCGCGACACCTTCATTGAACTCACCGGGCCGCTCACACTACACCGAAACGACATTGACCGAGCACTCAACGTGGCGGTGTAGGCATCCCCCGACGAATCCATCACGCCACGATCATCCGCGCACGGCAGTCTATGCCGAGCACATGCGCAGTAGAAGCGGTGAAATCGCAGATGCGACAACCTCGCTGATTCCTCCGCGCCGCAACGTCCGACACCGGAGTTAGGATCCATGCATGTTCAACGCGGTTTTCATCAACTACACGAACCTCTATTTGCACCCGTCCTCGCTTGATCTGATTGAGGTGTCTGGCCCCGAGGACCTCGCCACGTTCCTGCATGCGCCGCCACCCGCGAGCAGATTCGTCGAAAGCCTCTCTGTCACCGGTTGTTTCGGGACCCTCGACTTTTGGTTCAGTCCTAGGCCTGGGCCGGTACCTCGAGACGTGAACCGGGCCGCCACCGCGCTACTGTTGTCGGCCGCAAGCTTCCATGCCGGCAGCGTTCCGCTGCTACGGGGCCGGGTGATCGTCACGACACACGACCCAGACGGTGCGGTGGCGGGGCTTGCCGATGAGCAGATAATGGCCATGGCGCTGCGCGCAAATCGTTGGCGCGGCCCCGCGAGGCTTGACTGGCGGTGCGCTGCAGACGACCGCGCCCAACGCCGACGACGCAAAGCCCAGCGCACCGCCCAAGAACACGATCGCTGGGTAAAAGATCGCCGAGCGACCCCGGGCCCGCCGCGCCACGGGGAATAGCTAACGAGACCAAATACGGCGCGCTGCAGTATCTTTGGGCGCGCCATGACGAACGGCGCTGCGTGTGTGGCGACCAGGATTTTACGAGTGCTCGCCAACGGGGACACAGAACGTCTGCTCACGACAACGGTCCAAGGCGATGCGCGCGTCATCGAGAAACCTGTATGCGGTCGATTGCCCGAAGAATTGCGGGTGACCGGGAACTCTGATGCAGCCAACACGTGGCCAGTCCGGGTCAAGATGGTCGGTGGAGACCAGGCGGCGCGCGGGACCGCGAACAGTCCCGCGCCCGGCGAACGCACCCATGGCCACCAAGCCCGCAGTCGTGGGCAGCATCGTGTGGATGACGTGGGCTACGGCCCAAGCACGAAGTTG
Protein-coding regions in this window:
- a CDS encoding DUF4226 domain-containing protein — encoded protein: MASQVSGGDSGLAEVWLILPVMASLDELVAAAGRALSDARRLFGVSPVNASGWSSAPALLAAQQGIRAAGQTAAAGWVGASASAYGQSNASQVHALGDTVAADDRVGPAVINAGHVAANGASRMDNLIAETRMGVATFSQNLNSPANQQQLATYLRGQLARAKAILDSAQQDSHVLAVSIKNASGGYPQGDDPNAAAHRPATAGDQDRQGIDALDNHVRLVDSKGTSDPGDPAVAIDPRNPFVGDERFGHWQQVVPPPYVGHDPPPPWTGHRPLQPPLDTGGPTGFYAPGGKTWADDNAAPFAHLEEQYKIRISGQDYTPYTRVVDGHQEQWVQYTYEAQRFTQVPIGGAIWAPYGANEITGELGGVRTGGLAGINPPPHIGPWQPITLPQIASLSAANPTVQYYMPDGCGGQFTFTNGTATGGNSGLPPIIPSIVRG
- the istA gene encoding IS21 family transposase, with protein sequence MISLEDWALIRHLHRSEGLSQRAIARQLGIARDTVAGALASDGPPKYQRASTPSAISEVEPRIRALLSAYPGMPATVIAERVGWTGSISWFRERVRAIRPEYLPADPVDRLGHPPGRAIQCDLWFPVPRIAVGFGQEAMLPVLVMVAAFSRFIAAVMLPSRQTMDLVAGMWQLLSGSFTAVPHELWWDNEAGIGRRGRLTEPVTALVGTLGSRLVQLKPYDPESKGIVERANRYLETSFLPGRSFTSPQDFNSQLQQWLLTANARRVRVLDGRPVDFLDADRAQMLTLPPVAPVTETVTSVRLGRDYYVRVAGNDYSVDPSAIGQLVEVRTTPTQVVVTRAGRVLAAHDRCWAARQALTDPAHVATAATLRRQFQVGPPPAAGDQLVRDLADYDRAFGVDFNTGTAASDGEVA
- the istB gene encoding IS21-like element helper ATPase IstB is translated as MAEDPIKAVLHYAQALKAPRIRESAARLAEQARDAGWTHEEYLAAVLSREVAAREASGAATRIRSAGFPTRKSLEDFNFDHQPALNRDMIAHLGTGAFLAKASNVVLLGPPGTGKTHLAIGLAVKAAQTGHRIAFATAVDWVARLKAAHNAGRLPAELAKLRRIGLLVVDEVGYIPFEQDAANLFFQLVSSRYEHASLILTSNLPFARWGDVFGDQVVAAAMIDRIVHHADVLTLKGSSYRLKDTGIDTLPSARADNTAQ